TGCGCATGATGTGTTCGATCGACGCGAAGGCGTAATCGACATGCGGCGTGTAGTGCATCACCAGGACGATCCCGGTGATGATCTGCAGCGCCAGGCAGAAGGTCAGGACGATCCCCCAGATCCACATCCAGTTCAGGTTCTTGGGCGTGGGGATCATGATCGTGTCATACAGCAGGCCGACGATCGGCAGCCGCGAATGCAGCCACTTTTCGCCACCTGTCTTGGGTTCGTAATGGTCGTGCGGAATACCAGCCATCTCTCAGCTCCTTATCCCAGCAGGATCGTTGTTTCGTCGACGAATGCCGCCGGGGGGACCGGCAGGTTTTCCGGGGCGGGGCCTTTGCGGATGCGGCCCGACGTGTCGTAATGCGAGCCGTGGCAGGGGCAGAACCAGCCGTTGTATTCGCCCGCGCCGTCGCCCAGCGGGACGCAGCCGAGATGCGTGCAGACGCCCTGCATCACCAGCCATTCGCCGGTGTTGTTGCCTTCGAAATCCGCCAGCGAGCGGTTTTCATCGGCGGCATCGGTGCCCGGCTGGTTGGCGTTGCGCGACATCGGGTCGATGGCCAGTTCGGCGACATCCACGGCGCGCGCTTCCTCGATCTCGGCCGTTGTGCGGCGGCGGATGAAGATCGGCTTGCCCAGCCATTTCACCGTCAGTTGGGTGCCTTCCTCGATACCCGACACGTCGACGCGAATGGTCGAAAGCGCCAACACGTCCGCGGACGGGTTCATCTGGTCGACCAGCGGCCAGACCGCCGCACCGGTGGCGACGGCTCCGGCGCCTGCCGTGGCATAGTAGAGAAAATCCCTACGCGTGCCCTGTTGATCGTCTGCATGTGACACGGGGCTACTCCCTTGTTCTGGGCCAGTTTCCGGCCGGAATACGTGCAAAGGCCGCATCGCGGCGGCCTATTGATGGGGCTAAATAGCGGGGTCCCCGCCTACCGTCCAGCATCCAAATACACCTTTACCGAAAGGGCGCGGTTGTGTCGCGGTTGCAGCGAAACCGACCCGCACTTATGTCCCTGTCGAAACAAGCGGCAAACTGATACGATTCACGACATGAAACCGACGATTCTCGCTCTGATTGCCGCGGCTTGCCTGCCGCTCGCCGCACTGCCGGCAGCGGCTGAAATGGAGGTTTCGGTCTACACCGGCTGGCAAACGGCGCCGCACAGCCGCGTGTCGGGCGATTACCCCGGCGGCGGCAGCTACGATGCCCTGATCGGTTGGGAAGGCCGGTCGTTCGAGATGCCGCCCTATTACGGCCTGCGCGGCACCTGGTGGCGGACCGAAACGCTTGGCTTCGGGCTGGAATTCACCCATGCCAAGGTCTATGCGCCCGACGACGAAAAGGACGGGCTCGGGTTTTCCGATCTCGAATTCACCGACGGTCTGAACATCATCACAGTCAACGTCTTGCGGCGCTGGCCCGAGCAATGGGGCCGGGCAACGCCTTATGTCGGCGGCGGCCTCGGGGCGGCGATACCCCATGTCGATGTCGATTACCCGGCAACCGGTTCGGAAACCTACGAATTCCAGTTGACCGGACCGGCCGCGCGCCTGATGGCCGGTGTCAGCTATCCGATCAACGACCGGTTTTCGATATTCGGCGAATACCAGTTCACCTATTCGAGAAACGATGCCGATCTCGATGGCGGCGGATCGCTGAGCACCGACATCGTCACCAACGCGGTCAATGTCGGCCTGTCGCTGAATTTCTGACGCGCCTCCCATGCCCGCCTGTCGGGTGGTCCGCGTCGCCAGCCCTTGCCCGTGTCACGATGCCGGTTCGGTTGCCTGCATCGACGGACGGTCGGCGAAAGCGGCATACCACGCCGCAAGGCCGTCACGCCCGGTGCGCCAACCCCGCGCGGCGTGTCGGAAGTCGAGATAGCCGAGAGCGCAGCCGATGGCGATGTGCCCCATGTCGAAGCGGCCTTGCAGGTGGCTCAGCCAGCGCGTTTCAAGCGCGTCCAGCGCCCGGCTGACCTTGGCCCATTGGCCGTCCATCCATTCCTGCGATACTTTTTCCGAGGGGCGGAACCGCTCTTCGTAGACGATCAGCACCGCGGCTTCCATGATGCCGTCCGCCGTGGCTTCAAGCGTGAGGGTGTCCCAAAGACGGTTCTCGGGATAGAGAGCCGTTCCCGCGCGATGATCGAGATAGCGACAGATGACGCGGCTGTCATACAGCGTCGGTCCGTTTTCGCGGATGAGCGCCGGAATCTTTCCGACGGGATTGGCCGCTGTCAGTTTCGGATCGGGCGCCAAAGGCGAGGCCGTCACGTCGACCATCTCGACCTGGTCGAACTGGCCGGTCTCGTGCAGCGTCACCAATACCTTGCGGACAAACGGAGAAGGTCCGGCCTTGAGCAGTTTCATGGGGTTTCCTTTCGGTTGCGCCCAGCAAAGCAGAGGTCGGGTGAAAGCGTCAACCGGCCTTGGGGTGCGTTGCTTCGTAGACCCGCATCAGGTGGACCTGGTCGACCGCGGTGTAGGCCTGCGTCGTCGACAGGGACGCATGGCCCAAAAGCTCTTGTATCGCACGCAGGTCGCCGCCTGCCGCCAGCAAATGGGTGGCAAAGCTGTGGCGCAGCGCGTGCGGCGTGGCGGTGGCCGGAAGGCCCAGCTGCAAGCGCGCCTTTTCGGTGACTTTCTGGATCATCCGCGGGTTCAGCGCGCCACCGCGCGCGCCGCGGAACAGCGGCGCTTGGGGTTCGGGCGGGAAGGGGCAGAGGCGCAGGTACACGTCGATCGCCGATCGCGCGACGGGCAGCACCGGCACGATGCGTTCCTTGCCGCCCTTCCCGGTGATCCGCAGCGTTTCGCCCAGGGGCAGATCGCCACCGGTCAGGCCGAGCGCTTCGGAAATCCGCAGACCGCACCCGTAAAGCAGCGTCACCACCGCGGCATCCCGTGCGCCGATCCAGCCGTCGGCGGCCTGCGCCTCGACCACGCCGATGATTTCGCGCGCGGCGTCTTCGGACAGCGGCCGCGGCAGTTTCTTCTGGAATTTCGGCGCGCGCATGGACAGGACCGCGGTCGGCTCGAAGCCCTCGCGCTCAGCCAGCCAGCGGTAGAAGCTTTTCACTGCGGACAGTTTGCGCGCCACCGAACGCGGGCTGACCCCCTGACCGCGCAATTGGGCCATCCAGGCGCGCATGTCGGGCGTCCCGACCCGCGCCAGCGGCGCCAGCCCCTGCGGTTCGGCGTGATGCGCCGTCAGGAAAGCGATGAAATCCACCACGTCGGTGCGATAGGCCGTCAGGGTGTTGTCGGCGGCACCCCCAAGCGCGCGCGCCTGTGCAAGCCAGTTTTCCAGCGCGTCGCGCGCCGCGGGCGAGATCGCAAGGCTCACGACAGCCAGCGGCGCATCGTCCGTTCGAAGACGCCGGCGAAAAAGGCCAGAAGGTCTGTGCCCTGTGGCGGGGTGAACATGTGCGGGTCTTCCGATCCCATGACCAGCAGACCGGGCAGACGGCCAGGACCGAAATC
This sequence is a window from Thalassococcus arenae. Protein-coding genes within it:
- a CDS encoding tyrosine recombinase XerC; amino-acid sequence: MSLAISPAARDALENWLAQARALGGAADNTLTAYRTDVVDFIAFLTAHHAEPQGLAPLARVGTPDMRAWMAQLRGQGVSPRSVARKLSAVKSFYRWLAEREGFEPTAVLSMRAPKFQKKLPRPLSEDAAREIIGVVEAQAADGWIGARDAAVVTLLYGCGLRISEALGLTGGDLPLGETLRITGKGGKERIVPVLPVARSAIDVYLRLCPFPPEPQAPLFRGARGGALNPRMIQKVTEKARLQLGLPATATPHALRHSFATHLLAAGGDLRAIQELLGHASLSTTQAYTAVDQVHLMRVYEATHPKAG
- a CDS encoding outer membrane protein; the encoded protein is MKPTILALIAAACLPLAALPAAAEMEVSVYTGWQTAPHSRVSGDYPGGGSYDALIGWEGRSFEMPPYYGLRGTWWRTETLGFGLEFTHAKVYAPDDEKDGLGFSDLEFTDGLNIITVNVLRRWPEQWGRATPYVGGGLGAAIPHVDVDYPATGSETYEFQLTGPAARLMAGVSYPINDRFSIFGEYQFTYSRNDADLDGGGSLSTDIVTNAVNVGLSLNF
- the petA gene encoding ubiquinol-cytochrome c reductase iron-sulfur subunit; translated protein: MSHADDQQGTRRDFLYYATAGAGAVATGAAVWPLVDQMNPSADVLALSTIRVDVSGIEEGTQLTVKWLGKPIFIRRRTTAEIEEARAVDVAELAIDPMSRNANQPGTDAADENRSLADFEGNNTGEWLVMQGVCTHLGCVPLGDGAGEYNGWFCPCHGSHYDTSGRIRKGPAPENLPVPPAAFVDETTILLG
- a CDS encoding glutathione S-transferase, with amino-acid sequence MKLLKAGPSPFVRKVLVTLHETGQFDQVEMVDVTASPLAPDPKLTAANPVGKIPALIRENGPTLYDSRVICRYLDHRAGTALYPENRLWDTLTLEATADGIMEAAVLIVYEERFRPSEKVSQEWMDGQWAKVSRALDALETRWLSHLQGRFDMGHIAIGCALGYLDFRHAARGWRTGRDGLAAWYAAFADRPSMQATEPAS